Within Triticum dicoccoides isolate Atlit2015 ecotype Zavitan chromosome 1B, WEW_v2.0, whole genome shotgun sequence, the genomic segment GTCTTGCAGTGAATGCGCCTGACTGGGGTCTTGCACACAGGTTTTTGGTGGGGACTGCCGTCCAGGGGAATGAGATCTTCCAAGTACGGTTTGATGTAGCTtccagtacagccacatgctactatgggctttgGCTTAGCTTAGTACTAATGGAAAACCCTTACCTCAGGACCCCCATCGGAGAGGGGCTTTCATTGCCTAAGTTGCGGGCGGCTTGATCAGGTATAGGGGTCTGTTACGGAAAGGCTTCATCACAATCTCCTCCTAGTCGTACACCCAAGTGTGTAATGATAAACGGGGTTGGTTGTGTCATGTGGGAACGTGtacgacctctgcagagggtttaacctaatcgattagccgtgcccccggttacggGCAATTTGAGCAACTGAAGACTTGGACTGAAGAAGAATCTCCCCTCTCTTTTCTAAAAACATGTTTTAAGGGTTAAAGTTGAGGAATGAGCACAGTGAATGTGTTTCACTTCAACCTATGTATGCTTTAAAACTATTTTGGAGACTGAGCACTGGTGCGTATATCCAAGTGTCTCGCTCCTACTTTTTATACTAAAAAGTATTTCTATTCCAAAAGTAGTTTATAAAATTTAGtataggaaaaaattagctttacgcaaatGAAACCTCCACAATACTTACCCTGCATATATATTCTGTTAAACTTTCCTTTGCAACTTGTGAGTACATTCCACGTACTCACCTGCACCTGTCATGTGCAGATCTTGACAGATTGAGAGATgatagggttatggtctacactcaatGAGCCCAGTGACGTTGATGGAGCCTAACTTAGCGACTACGTATAATTCCGATGTATTATCTGCCAGCTTGAGTTGTGCCTAAGGTATGATttgtatatatatctggatctaccGTTGTAGTAGAATGATGTATGTCTTACTGATATTCCTTTTTGTTACCGTGTGTGCTAGCTATGATCCAGGGATAGCACAGTAAGCATAGAGACTTGGATTTTACCAAATCCGGGTCGTTacagtgagttctttatgactaatgttgagtccatggattatacgcactctcaccctttcaccattgctagcctctcttgtgccgcacaactttcgctggtaccaaacaaccaccatataccttcctcaaaacagccaccatacctacatattatggcatttccatagccattccgagatatattgccatgcaactttttaccgttccgtttattatgacacgctccatcattgtcatattgctttgcgtgatcatgtagttgacatcgtatttgtggcaaagccatcattcataattctttcatacatgtcactcttgaatcattgcacatctcggtacaccatcggaggcattcacatagagtcgtattttgttctaagtattgagttgtaattcttgagttgtaagtaaataaaagtgtgatgatcttcattattagagcactgtcccatgtgagaaaggatgatggagactatgattcccccacaagtcgggatgagactccggatgaaaaataataaaataataataataaaaagagaccataaaaaaaggagaaggcccaaataaaaaatgagagaaaaagagagagagggcaatgttactatcctttttccacacttgtgcttcaaagtagcaccatgatcttcatgatagagagtgtactatgttgtcactttcatatactagtgggaatttttattatagaacttggcttgtatattccaatgatgggcttcctcaaaatgccctaggtctttgtgagcaagcaagttggacgcacacccacttagtttctttttgagctttcatacacttatagctctagtgcatccgttgcatggcaatccctactcactcacattgatatctattgatgggcatctctgtagcctattgatacgcctagttgatgtgagactatctcctcttttttgtcttctccacaaccaccattctattccacctatagtgctatgttcatggctcacactcatgtattgcgtgaaagttgaaaaggttagagaatactaaagtatgaaacaattgcttggctgaaaccggggttctgcatgatttaaatattttgtgtgatgaagatagagcatagccagactatatgattttgtagggatagctttctttggccatgttatttttagaagacatgattgctttgttagtatgcttgaagtattattgtttctatgtcaatattaaattttgtcttgaatctttcagatttgAACATTTATGCCactataaagaaaattacattgataaatatgttaggtaacattccacatcaaaaattctgtttttatcatttacctactcaaggacgagcatgaattaagcttggggatgcttgatacgtctccaacgtatctataattttttattgtttcatgctattatattatctgttttggatgtgtaATGgcctttaatatgctattttgtattatttttgggactaacctattaaccgagggcccagtgccagtttctgtttttttgcctattttagagttttgcagaaaaggaataccaaacggagtccaaacggaatgaaaccttcacaatGATCTttcttcttggaccgaaagcaaaccagaagacttggatatgaagttggagacgcaacaaggaagccacgaggcaggagggtgcacccagggggtaggcgcgcccccaccctcgtggcccctcgtggctccccggacctagttccttcgcctatatatactcttataccctaaaaagacCAGgacgagccacgaaaccacttttccaccgccgcaaccttctgtacccgcgagatcccatcttggggttttttccggcgatctgccggagggggattcgatcacggagggcttctatatcaacaccattacctcttcgatgaagcgtgagtagtttaccacagaccttcgggtccatagttattagctagatggcttcttctctctctttgattctcaataccatgttctccttgatgttcttggagatctattcgatgtaatactcttttgcggtgtgtttgccgatatccgatgaattgtggatttatgaacaagattatctatgaatattatttggttcttctctgaattcttatatgcatgatttgatatctttgcaagtctcttcgaattattggtttagtttggcctactagattgatctttcttgcaatgagagaagtgcttagctttgggttcaatcttgtggtgtcctttcccagttacagtaggggcagcaaggcacatattgtattgttgccatcgaggataacaagatggggttttcatcatattacttgagttaattcctctacatcatgtcatcttgcttaatgcgttactccgttttttatgaacttaatactctagatgcatgctggatagcggtcgatgtgtggagtaatagtagtagatgcaggcaggagtcagtctacttgacacggacgtgatgcctatgttcatgatcattgccttagatgtcatcataattatgcgcttttttatcaattgctcgacagtaatttgttcacccaccataatatatgctatctcgagagaagccactagtgaaatctatggtccCCCGGTCTAttctccatattattgaatcttgtTTACATGTTGCTAGTTTttgatctattattttgcaatctttactttccaatctataaatcaaaaataccaaaaatatttactttaccctttatctatctctatcagatctcacttttgcgagtgaccgtgaagggattgacaacccctttatcgcgttggttgcaagttcttgattgtttgtgcatgtattcggtgacttgtgtgtcatctcctactggattgataccttggttctcaaaaccgagggaaatacttatactactttgctgcataaccctttcatcttcaagggaaaaccaacgcaagctcaagaggtagcacgtctCCTATGAACCGCCTCAGAGGCATGCTGCTGAAGCCCTAGGTGCCAAGCCTATGTCCTTAGACCCTCCGTCTCTTGTTGAATATGATTTTGTAGTTGTATCATGTGAGCGCTCTCGGTGTTGACGTCCTCCCGAGCCTTGGCCATCTACTCTCGGATCTTGGCTACTTCAGTGTTACGCTCAGCCTGGTGCTCTGGTGTCAACGACGACTCAAGGAGCGTCGTTAAAGTGGCGACTAAATTGGAAAGAACTTGAGTCGCCGGTTTAACCGGGCCAGATGTGTTCGCCTTAGTCGCCGAAGGGCCGGTCCCGTTCAGAGCGCCCGCAGCGGAGGAATCAAGAGGTGGAGCGGTACCCACCATGTAGATGGTGGTCCAACGGGGTGACTCATGGTCAATCAGGGCCAACTCATCGTCGAAGCGCCCCCCAAGTCTACCGTCGTACAAGGGGTGGATTGACTCCGTCTCTCCAACTGATGACTCACCGTCGGAGTAGACAAGGGTGTCGCTGCCCGACGCTGAGCTGTCTGCGAGGTCAACCCCTAGGTGAAGCCAACGAAGACGTGGTTCCAACCGGCTTGAAACCGGGCAGGCTGCATGCACCGAGCCggctcgacgatgtcggtgcataTGTCCGGCTTGGGTCCtgattcgccgatcttgccgatgtagAGCTTTCCACGACGACTCTTTGTTATGCGGCCGATCGGGtattgattgcttgtatctgcgttggtatttccccgaagaggagaggatgatgcagcacaacaacagtAAGTAttccccttagttatgaaaccaagttatcaatccagtaggagaaccaagcaacactatgtaaatagtaCCTGaaaacaaataacaaatacttgcaaccgaacgcgtaagaggggttgtcaatctctcctcggtattgagatagattaaattgtttgagattggataaatagacctgacaaaaacacaaaataaaataaataaagaaaaagtgcagcaaggtatttttgggttttcgaaataatagatatgaaaacaatatgataggaaatagaccgggggccgtagatttcactagtggcttctctcgagaaaatagcatacggtgggtaaacaaataattgttgggcaattgattgaagagcaaataattataacgatatcgaaggcaatgatcatgtatataggcatcacattcaagattagtagaccgagatgattctgcatctactactattactccacacatcgactactatccagcatgcatctagtatattaagttcatggagaaatggagtaatgcaataagaacgatgacacgatgtagacaatatctattcatgtaggaatagaccctatctttttatccttaatggcaacgatacatgcgtgtcacttctccttctgtcactgagattgagcaccgcaagatcaaacccatcacaaagcacctcttcctattgcaagaaaaatcaatctagttggctaaaccaaaccaaaatttcggagaagaaatacgaggctataataatcatgcatataagatatcaaagaagactcaaataatgttcatggatagaactgatcataaactcgcaattcatcggatcccaacaaacacaccgccaaaattcattacatcaaatagatctccaagaacattgtattgagaatcaagaagagagaagaagccatgtagctactgcctacggacccgtaggtctgtggtaaactactcacgcatcatcggaggagcggcgctgaggatgatgaacccctccgtgatcgtgttcccctctggcaaggtgccagaatagggctctagattggatctcatggttctagaACTTACGGCGGCTGGAATTGCATTTCGTCGACCCCCCCTAGGGTTTATGgagtatttgggtatttatagagctgagaggcggtggaaGGGACTctcatgggccccactacccaccagggcgcgccaggggcctctggcgcgccctggtgccttgtgggccccacatgCCTTCCCTCCTGCAGTTCCTTGgcccccaagttgtcttctgggcagaaaaaaatctccaaaaagttttcctgagtttggactccgtttgatagggatattctattaagtaaaaaacaagcaaaaaacaacaactggcattgggcactatgtcaataggttagtcccaaaaatgatataaagttactaaaaataaatataaaacatccaagaatgataatataacaacatgaaacaataaaaaaaatatagatatgttggagacgtatcacatatcccTCGATCCCTGGGAGAGCTCCCTCCATGAACTCAACAACACCGAGCGATAGCCCCACAGAGGGCTAACtgttgtggttttgtcacggcagatgtcctcgtgaaaggatttAGTCATGAGGCCATCACCGCTAGGTGATTGCTTGAACGGGGTTGATTGGAATCGAGAGACAAGGGTTTACCTAGGTTCGAcccctcacagtggaggtaaaagcctactccttgattgatattgatgatgatgatctcgattACAAGGTTGCAACTTGGCTAACCTAGTACTCGAGTGCTTGTAACCTAGTCTTTTTGCCTCTGGGGCTCCCCTTTACAGGTCAAGGCCTGAGCTTACAACAGAACCCGGGTCGTATTACAATCCGTGACTTAGTATGTTCCCTATTTATCTTGCTTCCTGAGTAAGGAGACTCTATGCGGCGACTTATACTTCTGAGCTATGAGTCGCGGTCTTCAAGTACTGAGCCCTAACCCAGACCATTTCGTAAGCCGCCCTACCGGCTTTGAGGTCTTTGAACGTCACGGGCCATGTTGAGTCTTGCTTATTTGTCACCTCTTGAATAACCCGGCCCAACTAGGCGGGTCATATcatggggttatatccccaacaacgcTCGACGTGGATATAGACCCTTAACTTTTGCTATGTACAATATTAATGAAATTATTTTGTCCATTTTTATTTGATGCATCGTGTTGGATGACCAATTCTCTTAAGAGCGTCAGGTACGAGCACATGGCAACTCCAATCATTTTGGATGGAAAGTTTTGCGAGCGTGAAGATGACAACTTTAGATGCTAAGCATGACAACTTCTGTGCTTTAGTTTATTTTTGACAGAAACTTACAGTAATTGTCATAAAATAACCGGGTGACTAAAACAAGACTTGTGGCACTTGTAATTTGGGTTGATGTATagcgttgaagatgccctaaacaccgacagggaaggggaaggggaaggagaaggagaaagagaaACTAACCCCGCAAGCGAGGATGCACCGAAACCCTCGCgtcctcctccgcgccgccgcctatCTCCtccgccccaccgccgccgctcGGCAACCCCTGACGAACGTCAGACCTCCCCTGCCGCTTTCTCCGCGGGGCCTCATCCTCCCTGCACAACGCCGCGCCTTCTCGACTGACTACGGCAAGGACGTCGACGAGGTGAACCGCAAGTTCGCCGAAGCGCGGGAGGAGATCGAGGCTGCCATGGACAGCAAAGAGACGGTGTACTTCAACGAGGAGGCCGCCTGTGCGCGCGACGCCGCCGGTGAGGCCCTTGGCGCCTTCGACGCGCTGCTCGCGCGGGTCCCTCCCGCAGACGCCGACGCGCTCCGCCGGTCCATGGGGCTCAAGATGGAGCAGCTCAAGGCCGAGCTCAAGCAGCTCGAGGAGTAGTGGTTGCTCCAGGCCGTTCTTTGATGAGCGCATCGAGGTCAGAGATTTTTTCTTTTGGGAGCAAATCTTGGCGATCTTTGTTTTAGTTAGTATATGTTCCTAAAATAGTTCCTCGATATTCTGATTGGGAAATAAAATTAAGGCTGCATTTTGTTCCTGTTGTGGGAGATTACATTTGGAGCTAATTGTCCATGCTGATGCAAATTGGTAGCATACAATTTGTACGGGCAAAATTGGTATTTATGTTCATTCTCGATTGATGAAGCCTCAGTATTAAGTTAGAAGAGCGAAGCCTATAATTTGTTCCTGTGCCAATTGTGATATTAATTGAGGTCAACAGTTTAAAAAGATGGTCACATTTGCATATGCCTTGCTTGATAATTTCTCCTTGAAAAAAATTGAACAAGGAGCCATGGAGATAGGTTAGTCATGTTAACTTCAGATCTGTAGGTGCGTGGTGAATGAATGAAGCATAATGCGACTGGCGCAATGCTGCTATGATAGATAAGAGGGCTTTAAGATGCAACTATCATTTACTATTTGTAGTAATGCTCGGGAAAACTGGCAGCTTTTGATGACATCTTTTCTGACGAAAGGCAGTTTACACTGCTTTCATTGCAAATAGATAGGATAGGAACAGAGTTTTACAGCCCAGGCACTAAACCTGAGTGAAATGCTCCCAAAGAAggagaaaagaaaacaaaacaaaggggGAAACATGCAATCTTGCATTTAATCAGGCTCACGAGGATGGCCGGCAAGCAGTAGGACACGCATCTGGCCAGCCTCAGTCCACATCTGAGCCTCCATCGGGAGTTTCCGGAACAAAGTGGTGACTGAGCATGAGTGATGCCTGAAGACACATTCATTCCTTTCTTTCCAGATTGACCACCACACGAGCGCCACGATCGATCTCCGGGACTTGGCTGCATCTTGAGTGAGACCCAAGGAGCTACGGTCGCACCAAGCAGTCCGAGTACCATCAGGTTTTGCCGGAATGAGACTAGCCGGTTGCTGCAACTTGTCCAATACTAGACGCCATAGCTCTGAAGCAAAAGGACAGATCGTAAAAAGATGCAGCGAGGGTTCAACAGCAGTTAAGCACATCAAGCACCTGGGGTCATGGTCCCAGCCACGGCGGGCAAGGTTATCCGCAGTTCAGCACCGGCCTTGCCAAGCTAGCCAAGTGAACAATTGACATTTGGGTGGAGCATCAGAATTCCAGGCCATCTTGGCAAAAGGTGGCTTGATACAAGCTGAGAAGTGCAGAGCATAGGCCGAGCTAGCACTGTAGGTGCCATTAGCAGTCCAGAGCCATGTCAATGAGTCCGGCTGGCTGGGGGTAAGCTGAAACTGATGGAGATTGTTCCACATCCCCGAGAACTGGAGTAAGGAAGCTGCAGTCAGATCAGCCTTGAAGTGACGCAGCCATTTGTCCTGTGCCAAGGCATCTTTAATTGTGATCCTAAGATACGTGCATTGACGAAACAGCTCTGTGTATCTTATGCTGAAACTTATTTTATTTAACCAAGGATCCGTTCAGAATTGGGTTGCCGCACCATCACCAATGTTGAATCTGATGGAAGCCACAAAAGGGACTTGACGGCAGCATTCACAGGGAAAGGCAGCCCTATCCACGGCCTCGAGCTGTCCATCCAAGACAGCCATAGCCAACGACAACGAAGTGCATCACTCTTTAGGAGAAGGTTCGGAATACCCAACCCGCCAGAAGCGCACACCAGAGACCTACCATGAGACAGAGCTGTTTCCAGTTCACCAGTCACCTAGCATTAGACGTCTCGCTCCTGTTAGCCCAAAGAAAACCCCTGCAATCCTTTTCAAACTTCCTCACNNNNNNNNNNNNNNNNNNNNNNNNNNNNNNNNNNNNNNNNNNNNNNNNNNNNNNNNNNNNNNNNNNNNNNNNNNNNNNNNNNNNNNNNNNNNNNNNNNNNNNNNNNNNNNNNNNNNNNNNNNNNNNNNNNNNNNNNNNNNNNNNNNNNNNNNNNNNNNNNNNNNNNNNNNNNNNNNNNNNNNNNNNNNNNNCTCCTTGAGCGAACAGTTCAGCTCCGCAGTCAAACTGTGAGACGTCAATGTTGTCACATCGGATAAGACAAATGGAGCTCTTTGGCATGGGAACTCCTTTAGCGAACAGTTCAGCTCCGCAGTCAAACTGTGAGACGTCAATGTTGTCACATCGGATAGGACAAATGGAGCTCTTTGCATAGTTGGTCCTGAGGCATAACCAAAGATATCAAGAATGATCTTCGTAGCATGAATGTCAGAGGCGTGCGGACCAATGAAAAGGATCACATCATCGGCATAGAAAGAGGCCCTAATCCTGGGGATATTGGGACCAAGAGAGGTAAATGCCGCAGGTTCTTCGGCAGTCTTGAGCATGGCCGCAGGAGTATCCATTACCAGCACAAACAGGACAGGGGACAATGGATCTCCTTGGCGGAGCCCTGGCTGGTGAGTAATCTTTTCAAACCCTTTGGCCGACAGTACTGCTAGGAGGAATTCCCACTGAGACTATTAAAAGCCTTTTCCACATCAAGCTTGAGCATCAAAGCAGGGTCTTCTTGATCTGACCTACACTTGTGAGCTTTTGCTCCATGGAAATGATTTGATCTACTACACTTTGATATGCCCACTGTGACAAAATTTCAGTGTTGCAAGTAATCTGGGCGTGTATGCTGCAACTTCGGGTCACTTGAATCTTATGCTATCCTTCGCCTTAATAACTTTTTTGATCTGGATGATGAATTTGAGGGCAGTCCATTCCTCAAAAGGTCCATTTTCAGATGACGGTAGCTGAGGACCTGCACTGAATGTTTTAAACAGCTTAGTTTTCTCACTTAAATCTATGCTAGTATTCTTGTTGCCGCTGTCTCTCTCGCCTTGTCTTCCTTGTGGAAGCCAGCCTGGTATTCCTGCGCCATGATCCAGCCAGCGAGCTTCATGTCGTCACTGTGGAAGCCAGCCTTACATCAACTCTAGTAGCCGCCATGTATGCAGTCGGCATATGAGCACGTCGTCATATTTGCATATGGAGTGCAACTCTAGCAGGTCGATTGCATATGGAGTGTGCAAAGTCAAGATATCTACAGCCTGACATATTGCATAGAGAGCGTGCTCCATATGCATATGCATATGCATATGCATTTGGAGGTTGGTCCGGGGACGTGCAAACTTATTTTTTttccgaaacggaggcaaaagctttgcctcatctcattattAATAAAGAAGAAGTAGAGTTGTCCGGTTAATTTGCAGAAAATCGGATGAAAACCGTCACTACAACCCACACAGGGCCACAACGGCCAACCTGGCCACCCACACGAAGACACACGCCGTCGAAAGAAGAAGCATTGTCGAGGTTGTCATCCAGCGTCATCGTCATCACTCCTCCTCGAGCCAGCGACTCCGACTTCACCTTCGATGACCACCAACGAAGCCCTCGCCGCAACAGACGTTG encodes:
- the LOC119328819 gene encoding uncharacterized protein LOC119328819, producing MHRNPRVLLRAAAYLLRPTAAARQPLTNVRPPLPLSPRGLILPAQRRAFSTDYGKDVDEVNRKFAEAREEIEAAMDSKETVYFNEEAACARDAAGEALGAFDALLARVPPADADALRRSMGLKMEQLKAELKQLEE